TAAAGTTGTAATTTTTGGCACAGGGTTCTCCTAAAAAATAAGTCTTAATAACAAATAAAGCTAAGATTAACTTTGTGGCCCAACAAGTGTCGTAAACACGCTAGTCGTCACTAATACTGAGACCACCAATAGCGTTTCAATTAAAATTGACAGCCGCAACGGTTGGGCATTTTTATGCTGCGCCAACTCAGCAACAAGTTTAAGTTTATGCCAAGCCGCTAACAGCAACATGCCACTGACAAATATCAGTTTTAACATCAATAACTGACCATAGTCGGTAGTGAATAAATTGCTAATAGGCTCTACAAGTTGCAGTAGTAATAGCACACCACAAGCGATTAATATGGATACAAAAAACACCGCTACCTTGCCAAAGTTTTCCATTAATGTCACTAAACTATCAGCTGGCAAGGCTTTACAACTTTGATGTAAGGGCCACAAAGAACCAGCCCAAGCTGCCATGGCAAGTATATGCAACATTAACAAGCCTTTAAACACCGTATTTAGCTCTACCGTATGGCCTGTAAAAGTAAAGCTAATTGCTAGCAGAATAAACCCAGTCACTGTGACTATTCTTAGTATGGTTTTAAACCTTGCCAGCTTGTTTATCCCCCACTCACTAAGTAACAACAGCGTAAAACCGACAACAATGAAACTGACTTGGCTACCCACTGCTGATTGCCACATGATACTAAGCATTAAGGGGTCAAACATGCCTGCTATGCCATTTTCAGCCATAGCACCGGCTTGAATTGGCAATTGTAACAGTGATATTACTAGGCCTAAGCCCGCCCATTTTAAAAACCAACGGCTAAGCCAAACATCAAAAGCCTCCAGCTTAGTATCAGTAGTCCTTAACTGCTTTGATCGTAAAGTTTGCATTAATATGCTGCCGACACAACTGCTGACTGCAGCATAAGTGGCAAACTTTGTTAGTAATAGCATTAACTCCCAATTGCCAACCATCACTAAGTTACCTACTATTAATGCTGATGAGAATGCGACTGGTGATTAAGTGACTGACTAGAAGGCTGTTTTGCTTCCATCTTCATATCGCCATGGAGCATAAAACCATAATCACCGGTCATTTTATGGCCATCTTGGCCCATAACAATCCAACTCACCTGATACTCGCCCTCTTTAAGGGTTGGCAGTGGCCACTCAAATTCTGAGGCGGCTGTAGCTGAAGCCGCAAAACCAAATTTAACCGCTTTTTTCTCTGCATCAATTAAGCTTAATTTCATCATCCGTACTGGGGCACTGAATGTCTGCTTTAACGTTGCAGGGCTTTGCATTAACATCGCCTCATCTGCTGGTACTGTCTCAGTTAAATCAACATGTGCAGACACCGTAGTCGCCATTAATAAAACAGCTATAGCACTCACTATTTTTAATGTTTTTAATATTTTCATTTTTATCACCTTAATTATTAAAACCAGAACCGCACACCCGCGACCGCACTCGTAGTATCAGTCGCTTCATTATTCGCTCGGGCAAAGTCAGCACTATTACCATACTTAGCCATCCATTCAACGCCGATATAAGGCGCAAACTGACGCGAGAACTCATAGCGCAAACGCATACCTGCATTGAATGACGACACACCTTTACCGATGCCATTAATGGCATCGTCTTTACCATAAGCTGTTAATCCTACTGTGCTTTGTAATATCAAACGTTGAGTGAGTAATAGTTCATATTCGGCTTCTGCTGCTATAGCGGTCCGGCCAGAGTTACCGAGATAGGCTGTTACATCTACCTCAAACCAATAAGGCGCTAACCCTTGGATACCCAATGCCAACCACTGCCGACTTTCACCTTCCGCATAGGTATCAAATCGGGCTCCGAGTTGGGCATCCCAAAAAGTATAAACCGCACGGCTCCATAACAAGTCGGTTTGGCTTTCTTCCAACTTACCATCGCTTACTTCACCTTCCAGCTTTATTGCTAATCGATCAAAGGTGGTGCCATACCAACCCTGTAATTCAAATGCTAAGCTATCCGTAGCAAACTGGTGCTCCAACTTATCTGCTTTAATTGCGTAAAAACGGTGCTCATCAGCCAATATTAACTGGCGACCGCCGCCTATGGCATAAGGCCCGTCCGCTAAGGTATAACCGCCAGAATAAGCATGAGGATCTCGGGCATCTGCAGGCGCTTTGCCACCCTGCATTTTCATATCGCCATGATCCATTTGGCTATGATCCATCGCCATATCGCCATGGTCCATTTGACTGTGGTCCATTGCCATATCGCCATGATTCATCTTGCTATGGTCCATTTCGCTGTGGCTCATCGCCTTATCGCCATGGTTCATCTTGCTATGATCCATTTGACTGTGGTCCATCGCCTTATCGCCATGGTTCATCTTGCTATGATCCATCTGGCTGTGGTCCATCGCCTTATCACCATGGTTCATCTTGCTATGATCCATCTGGCTGTGGTCCATCGCCTTATCGCCATGGTTCATCTTGCTATGATCCATTTCGCTGTGGTCCATCGCCTTATCGCCATGGTTCATCTTGCTATGATCCATCTGGCTGTGGTCCATTACCTTATCGCCATGGTTCATCTTGCTATGATCCATCTGGCTGTGGTCCATTGCCTTATCGCCATGGTTCATCTTGCTATGGTCCATCTGGCTGTCTGCCATCACCCCAGCACTTACCAGCAATAAACTAGCTGTTAACGCAATCACCGGCGTGGTACTTACTAATTTTGTTATTTTCATGACACCACCACTTCTCTAAACATACCTGCATCCATATGAAATAACAGATGACAATGCCAAGCCCAGCGACCTACATCATGCGGCGTTGTTAAAAAGCTAATTCGCTGAGCGGGTTGTACTGGAATAGTGTGGCGTCTGACTTGGACTTCACCATTTTCATTTTCCAGATCACTCCACATTCCATGCAAATGCATAGGATGAGTCATCATGGTGTCATTTTGCAAAATCACTCTAACGCGTTGGTTAAGGTTCATATGCACTGGCGTACTTTGACCAAACTCTAAACCATCAATTGACCAGCTATACCGCTCCATATTGCCGGTAAGATGCAATTCAATTTCAGCTTCAGGTTGGCGATATTCCATTACCCCTTCAAGCGAGCGAAGGTCAGATAGAGTCAGCACTTTACGGCCATTATTACGCAAACCTATACCTGGGTCGTCTAAATTTGTTCTTGGCGTATCAACGCGCATATCAACTGAAGGTCCGTATTCAGTACTAGCATGTCTTACTTGTGTGCTTGCTTTTGCAAAGGCAGTTGAAGGCCCAGCATGCTGGCTTAAGTCCATTGCGTTATTAGCCGTGTGTTGACTATGATCCATGGCTCCTTCTGCCATTGAACCGCCATGAGACATACTGCCCATCATGTCTGCCATGGCTAACCACTCCACAGGATCTAGCGCAGGAACCGGCGCATTAATATTATCGGCAACGGCTAATGTGCCACGGGCATATCCGCTACGTTCTATGCTTTGAGCAAAAATGGTATAAGCGTCAGATTGCGGTGTGACCAGAACATCATAGGTTTCACCCGGGCCAAATCGGAATTCATCAACGGTTACCGGATGCACGTTTTGACCATCTGATTGCACGACGGTCATTTTTAGTTCTGGAATACGGACATCGAAGAAGGTATTACTGGCGCCATTAATAAAGCGTAAACGAACTTTTTCGCCTTTTTTAAATAGGCCGCGCCAATTTGCCAACGGCGTACTACCATTAAACAGATAGGTAAGCGCCGCACTCGATAAATCAGATAAATCGGTAGGGCTCATTCTCATCTGTTGCCACATTTCTCGCTTAGATAATGCAGACGCTAAGCCCTGCTCTGACATATCACTCAAAAAGTCTTTAACAGTAGGCTGATTATAGTTATACATGTCACCTTGGACTTTTAGCTTACTAAACACCCGCATTGGATCTTCATCAGTCCAGTCTGAAAGCTGTACCACATACTCTCTATCCGCTACGATGATATCTTGCTCTCTAGGCTCGATGATCAGTGCACCGTACATGCCGGTCATTTCTTGAAAGCCACTATGGGAGTGATACCAGTAAGTACCGCTTTGTTGCAAAGTAAACTTATAAACAAAGGTTTCACCGGGCATAATGCCCTTAAAGCTTAAGCCTGGCACCCCATCCATTTGATAAGGTAAAATAATGCCATGCCAGTGAATAGAGCTTGGCACAGATAAGGTATTGGTCACTTTAATCGTCACCTCATCGCCTTCGCGTAAACGTAGCGTTGGTGCCGGAATAGAGCCATTTATGGTAGTTGCTGTACGCACTACACCAGTAAAGTTGACTAAAGATTCAGCAATGGTTAACTCGATAACTTTGCCACTTAATTCAGGTGCTGAACCTGTCGCCGCATTATCTTTAAAAGAACTACCGGCATGAACAACATGCGGGAAACTAGCTATTACGCCTCCGATGGCAAGCCCTTGGACAAATCGGCGCCGTGAGATAGAAGCTGGTAACTTGAACTTGTTATCATTCATTTATATAACCCCTGAACTTATTTATTTCATCTAGCTTAGCTATTTATAACTGTCAGCAACATGACTCTGACATGACAAAGTTGTAATCTTGTTGTCATCTAGCTGACAGCCTGTTTATTGCAAGCTATCAGTTCCCCCTATTTACAGGAAAGGTTATGCGATTACTGATTGTTGAAGACGAAATCAAAACGGGTGATTATTTAAAACAAGGCCTCACTGAAGCGGGTTTTCAAGTTTCTCTAGTCAGAAACGGCTTAGACGGCCATCACCTTGCAATGACCGAAGTATTTGA
The sequence above is drawn from the Rheinheimera salexigens genome and encodes:
- a CDS encoding copper resistance D family protein, yielding MLLLTKFATYAAVSSCVGSILMQTLRSKQLRTTDTKLEAFDVWLSRWFLKWAGLGLVISLLQLPIQAGAMAENGIAGMFDPLMLSIMWQSAVGSQVSFIVVGFTLLLLSEWGINKLARFKTILRIVTVTGFILLAISFTFTGHTVELNTVFKGLLMLHILAMAAWAGSLWPLHQSCKALPADSLVTLMENFGKVAVFFVSILIACGVLLLLQLVEPISNLFTTDYGQLLMLKLIFVSGMLLLAAWHKLKLVAELAQHKNAQPLRLSILIETLLVVSVLVTTSVFTTLVGPQS
- a CDS encoding copper resistance CopC family protein, translating into MKILKTLKIVSAIAVLLMATTVSAHVDLTETVPADEAMLMQSPATLKQTFSAPVRMMKLSLIDAEKKAVKFGFAASATAASEFEWPLPTLKEGEYQVSWIVMGQDGHKMTGDYGFMLHGDMKMEAKQPSSQSLNHQSHSHQH
- a CDS encoding copper resistance system multicopper oxidase; translation: MNDNKFKLPASISRRRFVQGLAIGGVIASFPHVVHAGSSFKDNAATGSAPELSGKVIELTIAESLVNFTGVVRTATTINGSIPAPTLRLREGDEVTIKVTNTLSVPSSIHWHGIILPYQMDGVPGLSFKGIMPGETFVYKFTLQQSGTYWYHSHSGFQEMTGMYGALIIEPREQDIIVADREYVVQLSDWTDEDPMRVFSKLKVQGDMYNYNQPTVKDFLSDMSEQGLASALSKREMWQQMRMSPTDLSDLSSAALTYLFNGSTPLANWRGLFKKGEKVRLRFINGASNTFFDVRIPELKMTVVQSDGQNVHPVTVDEFRFGPGETYDVLVTPQSDAYTIFAQSIERSGYARGTLAVADNINAPVPALDPVEWLAMADMMGSMSHGGSMAEGAMDHSQHTANNAMDLSQHAGPSTAFAKASTQVRHASTEYGPSVDMRVDTPRTNLDDPGIGLRNNGRKVLTLSDLRSLEGVMEYRQPEAEIELHLTGNMERYSWSIDGLEFGQSTPVHMNLNQRVRVILQNDTMMTHPMHLHGMWSDLENENGEVQVRRHTIPVQPAQRISFLTTPHDVGRWAWHCHLLFHMDAGMFREVVVS
- a CDS encoding copper resistance protein B, which translates into the protein MKITKLVSTTPVIALTASLLLVSAGVMADSQMDHSKMNHGDKAMDHSQMDHSKMNHGDKVMDHSQMDHSKMNHGDKAMDHSEMDHSKMNHGDKAMDHSQMDHSKMNHGDKAMDHSQMDHSKMNHGDKAMDHSQMDHSKMNHGDKAMSHSEMDHSKMNHGDMAMDHSQMDHGDMAMDHSQMDHGDMKMQGGKAPADARDPHAYSGGYTLADGPYAIGGGRQLILADEHRFYAIKADKLEHQFATDSLAFELQGWYGTTFDRLAIKLEGEVSDGKLEESQTDLLWSRAVYTFWDAQLGARFDTYAEGESRQWLALGIQGLAPYWFEVDVTAYLGNSGRTAIAAEAEYELLLTQRLILQSTVGLTAYGKDDAINGIGKGVSSFNAGMRLRYEFSRQFAPYIGVEWMAKYGNSADFARANNEATDTTSAVAGVRFWF